A window of uncultured Litoreibacter sp. contains these coding sequences:
- a CDS encoding response regulator transcription factor, translated as MKTDVLVVDDDASIRSVIAMALGDAGMQVHEAANGSAALVTQRRNPCDLVVLDIGMPEMDGFETCQALRKFSQVPVLFLTARDDEIDRVLGFQLGGDDYVTKPFSPRELVLRIKAILSRTRAGEPEEQSCHGQLLLNHRAHQAILGAQEFELTGVEFSVLKAFVSHPDQVFTRDQLINAVYGHNSQLSDRTIDSHVRNLRQKARKLGYDDLIRTIHGIGLRLGTCAK; from the coding sequence ATGAAAACGGATGTTCTAGTTGTCGATGATGATGCCAGCATCAGGTCGGTTATTGCCATGGCTCTGGGTGATGCGGGAATGCAAGTTCATGAGGCGGCAAATGGCTCGGCTGCCTTGGTCACGCAACGCCGCAACCCTTGTGATCTGGTGGTGCTCGATATTGGTATGCCTGAGATGGACGGGTTCGAGACCTGTCAGGCCTTGCGAAAATTCAGTCAGGTGCCTGTTTTGTTTCTAACGGCCCGCGACGACGAGATCGACCGCGTTCTCGGCTTCCAGCTTGGCGGCGACGACTATGTCACCAAGCCATTCAGCCCGCGCGAATTGGTGCTGCGGATCAAGGCCATCCTCAGCCGTACCCGCGCAGGCGAGCCCGAAGAACAATCTTGCCATGGCCAATTGCTGCTGAACCACAGGGCGCATCAGGCCATCTTGGGCGCGCAGGAGTTTGAGCTGACAGGGGTTGAGTTTTCTGTCCTCAAGGCATTTGTGTCCCATCCCGATCAGGTTTTCACCAGAGACCAGTTGATCAACGCAGTCTATGGCCACAATTCGCAATTGTCCGACCGGACCATCGACAGCCATGTACGCAACCTGCGCCAGAAGGCACGCAAATTGGGATATGACGACCTGATCCGAACAATCCATGGGATAGGGTTGCGGCTGGGCACATGCGCGAAATGA
- a CDS encoding DUF1127 domain-containing protein, whose product MTFISQTAPLDLTGMTETFSRLIQAPASMVRTFFDRRVMKASLEQLSDKHLRDIGLTRNEISSIAHTPLPSHGALELSCICKSRAGSW is encoded by the coding sequence ATGACCTTCATTTCGCAAACCGCTCCGCTGGACCTGACAGGAATGACCGAGACGTTTTCGAGGCTGATCCAGGCCCCCGCATCGATGGTTCGCACGTTCTTTGATCGTCGGGTAATGAAAGCGAGTCTCGAACAACTTTCCGACAAGCACCTCAGAGACATCGGCCTGACCCGGAACGAAATATCTTCCATCGCCCACACGCCGCTGCCTTCCCATGGCGCGCTCGAACTCTCCTGCATCTGTAAGTCACGAGCTGGCAGTTGGTAA
- a CDS encoding DUF4275 family protein, translating to MSLGTIQIENSLSDHDVDFQCVPANESERLRKQWLNCYAARVKKETGAWIHNRFRWHGFSYGLQAAVAGLDATIAYQALWPAPYFVFEEENTWAYACTSDRYPDLTSLQADIYVAHHNMNWTMVFTHEQPEIGPYLAMKSKNVS from the coding sequence ATGAGCCTCGGAACCATTCAGATTGAGAACAGCCTTTCGGATCACGATGTCGACTTTCAGTGTGTTCCCGCGAACGAGAGCGAACGCCTTAGGAAACAGTGGTTAAACTGCTATGCAGCGAGAGTGAAAAAAGAGACTGGTGCTTGGATTCACAATCGCTTTCGGTGGCATGGCTTTAGCTATGGACTTCAAGCCGCTGTTGCAGGGTTGGATGCGACTATTGCCTATCAAGCCTTATGGCCGGCGCCCTATTTTGTTTTCGAAGAGGAGAACACTTGGGCGTATGCTTGCACCTCTGACAGGTACCCCGACCTTACTTCTCTGCAAGCCGACATATATGTTGCGCACCATAACATGAACTGGACGATGGTCTTTACGCATGAACAACCAGAAATCGGACCGTATCTTGCCATGAAATCAAAGAATGTTAGCTGA
- a CDS encoding DUF302 domain-containing protein → MKQMIYAALFAVLPFASFAAELIKKPSAHDVETTANRLEAAISKAGATLFARVDHAAGAASIDAELRPTVMLMFGNPKIGTPAMQDNQTSGLDLPLRVVIFQDESGSTHLAYRQPADFAAAHGLDAGAEYIARMTGALDKLTNAATSQ, encoded by the coding sequence ATGAAACAGATGATTTATGCCGCCTTGTTCGCGGTGTTGCCCTTTGCAAGTTTTGCTGCTGAGCTGATCAAAAAACCAAGCGCTCATGACGTAGAAACGACCGCCAACAGGTTGGAAGCGGCAATCAGCAAAGCTGGGGCAACCCTTTTCGCGCGCGTTGATCATGCCGCAGGTGCCGCAAGTATTGACGCGGAGCTTCGCCCGACGGTGATGTTAATGTTCGGAAACCCCAAAATCGGCACACCAGCGATGCAGGACAATCAGACGTCTGGCCTCGATTTGCCGCTGCGAGTGGTCATTTTTCAGGATGAAAGTGGTTCAACCCATCTAGCCTACCGCCAACCTGCTGACTTTGCAGCGGCGCATGGTTTGGATGCGGGCGCAGAGTACATAGCGCGTATGACAGGTGCGCTGGACAAGCTTACCAACGCCGCGACATCTCAGTAG
- a CDS encoding pyridoxamine 5'-phosphate oxidase family protein: MEKQPVFFVATADQTGRVNVSPKGLNTLRIEDDNRIVWLNLSGSGNETAAHVQATGRMTLMFCAFEGNPMILRVYGQAKTYLPRDAEWETLVSRFAKMGGSRQVFDLDIDLVQTSCGTGVPEMDFRRSRGEEDLEPYYDGLGPDGVKDYWQRKNRETIDGRPTGIFED, translated from the coding sequence ATTGAAAAGCAGCCCGTCTTCTTCGTGGCAACGGCAGATCAGACCGGACGCGTAAATGTTTCCCCCAAGGGGCTGAATACGCTCAGGATCGAGGATGACAATCGGATTGTCTGGCTCAACCTGTCCGGCAGCGGCAACGAGACCGCCGCCCACGTTCAAGCAACTGGTCGCATGACACTCATGTTTTGCGCGTTCGAAGGTAATCCCATGATCCTTCGCGTTTATGGCCAGGCGAAAACCTATCTTCCACGCGACGCCGAGTGGGAGACGCTGGTTTCCAGATTTGCCAAAATGGGCGGAAGCCGCCAAGTCTTTGATTTGGACATCGACCTTGTTCAAACATCGTGTGGGACGGGCGTGCCCGAGATGGATTTCCGCAGGTCCCGTGGCGAAGAGGATCTGGAGCCCTACTACGACGGATTGGGGCCTGACGGCGTCAAAGACTACTGGCAACGCAAGAACCGCGAAACGATTGACGGACGGCCTACCGGCATTTTTGAGGACTAA
- a CDS encoding cytochrome c family protein — protein sequence MCFATLRNLSLIALGFGLASPAFADLDAALAAADVSKGERVFKKCAACHTVEQGDKNKVGPNLYGSVGGPVAAVDGFKYSSALTEYGGDWTLERLDAFLTKPRAEVKGTKMSFAGLKKEEDRANLIAYLNTFSENPLSLGATEAAVETAKDEEEYEFGVLFDAPGVETTYYACIACHSEMIVAQQGLTRDEWDEMFEWMVEEQGMSEIEEPDRTEILDYLAEQYNTDRPNFPNPRN from the coding sequence ATGTGCTTCGCAACTTTGCGAAATCTATCTCTTATTGCGCTCGGCTTCGGCCTTGCCTCGCCTGCCTTTGCTGATCTTGACGCGGCTCTTGCCGCAGCTGACGTGTCAAAGGGAGAGCGAGTCTTCAAGAAATGTGCCGCCTGCCACACCGTCGAACAAGGCGACAAGAACAAGGTTGGCCCCAACCTCTACGGCAGTGTCGGCGGGCCGGTCGCTGCGGTTGACGGCTTCAAGTATTCAAGCGCCCTGACCGAGTACGGCGGAGATTGGACGCTTGAGCGACTCGACGCCTTTCTCACGAAACCTAGGGCCGAGGTCAAAGGTACTAAGATGAGTTTTGCCGGGCTGAAAAAAGAAGAAGACCGCGCGAACCTGATCGCTTATCTGAACACGTTCTCCGAAAATCCGCTTTCCCTCGGTGCGACCGAGGCCGCAGTGGAGACCGCTAAGGATGAAGAGGAATACGAATTTGGCGTCTTGTTCGATGCACCGGGAGTAGAAACTACCTACTACGCCTGTATTGCCTGTCATTCCGAGATGATTGTCGCTCAACAGGGGCTGACCCGCGACGAGTGGGATGAGATGTTCGAGTGGATGGTCGAAGAACAAGGGATGTCCGAAATTGAAGAGCCGGACAGGACTGAGATCCTCGACTACCTTGCCGAACAGTATAACACCGACAGACCAAACTTTCCCAATCCAAGAAACTAA
- a CDS encoding sigma-70 family RNA polymerase sigma factor gives MKHSADMASLTQIELLLPEFRAYAIAICASPDDAEDLVQDAIERALRTNSRPTVLDELRPWMFRVIRNLHYDELRKRRVRREYLAAEKRLSDEAGTSDAARDILIRMAFEKLSPDMREVLCLVDIMGLKYAEAAEVMNVANGTVMSRISRARKALLTLVEGTRARDEIEKSRR, from the coding sequence TTGAAGCACAGTGCTGACATGGCATCGCTTACTCAGATTGAACTGCTTCTCCCGGAATTTCGGGCCTATGCGATCGCTATTTGCGCGTCTCCCGATGATGCCGAGGACCTCGTTCAGGACGCCATTGAGCGGGCGCTGAGAACCAACAGCCGCCCAACGGTGCTTGATGAGCTGAGACCGTGGATGTTTCGGGTGATCCGCAACCTGCATTATGATGAACTCAGAAAAAGACGTGTGCGCCGGGAATATTTAGCGGCGGAGAAACGTCTGTCTGATGAAGCAGGCACATCGGATGCTGCACGAGACATCCTCATTCGCATGGCCTTCGAAAAACTGTCTCCGGACATGCGCGAAGTGCTGTGTCTTGTGGACATAATGGGATTGAAATACGCCGAAGCGGCAGAAGTGATGAATGTCGCGAACGGGACGGTCATGAGCCGGATCAGCCGCGCGCGAAAAGCCCTCTTGACGCTGGTCGAGGGGACGCGCGCGCGCGACGAAATCGAGAAAAGCAGAAGATGA
- a CDS encoding LysE family translocator yields the protein MELISLIGPGQLWIFFILVLGIIALPGSDIAFVIGNTLAGGRSSGMAALSGIVLGGIAHSLMAYLGIGLILQAVPGAFSAMLFLGAAYLAWLGYQLLKAEPGPRSEHNATARSRIATMGQGIITCLLNPKAYFFMFAVFPQFIQPEKGSLGMQVIILGMIISFVQIAIYGGSAWAMSKLTRKLGDGRTLEVKLSRAMGVFLILIASLSIARGIWGG from the coding sequence ATGGAGCTGATTTCCCTCATTGGTCCGGGACAACTTTGGATCTTTTTCATTCTGGTGCTGGGGATTATTGCCTTGCCCGGCTCTGACATCGCATTTGTCATTGGCAATACGTTGGCGGGCGGTCGCAGCAGCGGCATGGCAGCCCTCAGCGGCATCGTTTTAGGCGGGATCGCGCATAGTCTTATGGCCTATCTCGGGATCGGCTTGATATTGCAGGCCGTGCCAGGTGCGTTTTCGGCGATGCTGTTCTTGGGCGCGGCCTACCTGGCCTGGCTGGGATATCAACTCCTAAAAGCCGAGCCAGGACCCCGGTCTGAGCACAATGCTACGGCGCGTTCGCGTATTGCCACAATGGGACAAGGGATCATCACCTGTCTGCTGAATCCCAAAGCCTACTTTTTCATGTTCGCGGTATTTCCCCAGTTTATCCAACCCGAAAAGGGTTCGTTGGGGATGCAAGTGATCATCCTCGGTATGATCATCTCCTTCGTTCAGATCGCAATCTATGGCGGTAGCGCATGGGCGATGTCCAAACTGACCAGAAAATTAGGCGACGGCAGAACACTCGAGGTCAAACTAAGCCGCGCGATGGGCGTATTTCTTATCCTGATCGCCTCTCTAAGCATCGCGCGTGGGATATGGGGCGGTTGA
- a CDS encoding DUF4173 domain-containing protein — MLLADFLFWKHSVGLSLFLFSAALGVAAVVSLRPVMSLAEWAVATALWFASALPVLEYVQLISVLFLGLGHFGILVWMVIRSPLIGVMRGIARLSYLIPDFVLKTCLAIGGSVSNRRHMVIRKDTMSGWVLPIGLGSVFLVLFLAANPVLENWADSLFEIELSLDSFRRLTFWAVVAALVLPFVLFRQMAKQLSAQALPFEGQFDFDGRLINAQSITNSLLMFNIMFLLQNAADVTFLWGGIALPEGMTYATYAHKGAYPLMGTSVLAGVFAVMSRRYLESSAWLRVLLIVWVVQNLFLVGSSLARLDLYIDVYGLTYLRLRALIGMWLVMTGMMLLLWQLWRYRSNLWVTKMFAGIVLSTLYICCFVNFAYVIAKTNIAQNDGQLDVSYLCTDTRDGIQAVVTYGKDGGSKHCLPYRHSWSPQVEGWRDWSRRQARLDGSLIAYDQLETRAAPSQIDDMRRPNLYQYD; from the coding sequence GTGCTGCTGGCCGATTTCTTGTTTTGGAAGCATTCCGTCGGATTGTCGCTTTTCCTGTTTAGCGCGGCGCTGGGAGTTGCGGCAGTCGTAAGTCTCCGCCCAGTGATGTCGCTTGCAGAATGGGCTGTGGCTACTGCGCTTTGGTTTGCCAGCGCCTTGCCGGTCCTCGAATACGTCCAGCTGATTTCGGTCTTGTTCTTGGGATTAGGTCATTTCGGCATTCTCGTCTGGATGGTGATCCGTTCTCCGTTGATCGGCGTTATGCGCGGCATTGCGCGGTTAAGTTATCTTATCCCGGATTTTGTGCTTAAAACATGTCTGGCAATTGGTGGTTCGGTGTCGAACCGGCGTCATATGGTCATCCGCAAGGATACGATGTCAGGTTGGGTGCTTCCCATTGGCCTGGGAAGCGTGTTCTTGGTTCTGTTTCTCGCGGCCAATCCCGTGTTGGAAAACTGGGCTGACAGCTTGTTTGAAATCGAGCTTTCATTGGACTCGTTTCGGCGTCTGACGTTCTGGGCGGTCGTTGCCGCGCTGGTCTTGCCATTTGTATTGTTTCGCCAAATGGCGAAGCAGTTGTCGGCGCAGGCGTTGCCCTTTGAAGGTCAGTTCGATTTTGATGGGCGTTTGATCAACGCGCAATCCATCACGAATTCGTTGCTGATGTTTAACATCATGTTCCTGCTTCAAAACGCGGCTGATGTGACGTTTCTTTGGGGGGGTATCGCGCTTCCTGAAGGCATGACCTATGCCACATACGCACATAAAGGGGCCTATCCACTGATGGGGACATCTGTTCTGGCCGGGGTCTTTGCCGTGATGTCCCGCAGATATCTTGAAAGCTCTGCGTGGCTGCGGGTCCTGCTGATTGTCTGGGTCGTGCAGAATCTATTCTTGGTGGGCTCGTCGCTTGCGCGTTTGGACCTATACATAGATGTCTATGGTTTGACTTATCTGCGACTGCGGGCTCTGATCGGGATGTGGCTCGTTATGACAGGTATGATGCTACTGCTCTGGCAGCTGTGGCGGTACAGATCTAACCTTTGGGTGACCAAAATGTTCGCGGGCATTGTGCTGAGTACGCTCTATATCTGCTGTTTCGTGAATTTTGCTTATGTTATCGCCAAAACCAACATCGCGCAGAACGACGGTCAACTTGATGTCAGCTACCTCTGCACGGACACGCGCGACGGCATTCAAGCGGTCGTGACCTATGGCAAGGACGGCGGATCGAAACACTGCTTGCCTTACAGACATAGCTGGTCTCCTCAGGTTGAAGGTTGGCGTGATTGGAGCCGGCGTCAGGCGCGATTGGATGGGTCCCTGATCGCATATGACCAGTTGGAAACACGCGCGGCACCATCGCAGATTGATGACATGCGGCGGCCCAACCTCTACCAATACGATTGA
- a CDS encoding sulfite oxidase yields MALDEDKKRSVQEFFADNPEKADKEFFGRVANPDRRGFLKRTGLATMAAMVGTSIPFHRNMPIGFVPAAMAQENVLIGKDGLTLLNDRPVNAETPPELLDDAITPTSRHFIRNNGIPPEDVDPATWTLIIDGFVDTPLELTIADIREQFEVVTMALTLECGGNGRGFFNPPAKGNQWTYGAVACSEWTGVRLKDVLEKAGVQSNVVYTAHYGADGHLSGDPDKLPISRGVPIAKAMTDNILIAFEMNGDALHPMNGAPLRLVVPGWPASTGHKWLTRIELRDQVHDGPKMTGTAYRVPAYPVSAGQDVPKEDFVIIERMPVKSLVTFPANGADTGMETEVRGHAWSGDRTVSKVEISTDFGSTWMDAELDAPVNDGAWQNWRANVTFQQAGYYEVWARATDSEGTMQPFAIDWNPKGYLNNTMHRVGVRAS; encoded by the coding sequence ATGGCTCTAGATGAGGACAAGAAACGTTCGGTTCAGGAATTTTTTGCAGACAATCCTGAGAAAGCAGACAAGGAATTTTTCGGACGGGTCGCGAACCCGGACCGGCGCGGGTTTCTGAAGCGCACCGGCCTAGCGACAATGGCTGCGATGGTTGGCACATCAATCCCCTTCCACCGCAACATGCCTATCGGCTTTGTGCCCGCCGCAATGGCGCAGGAGAACGTGCTGATCGGCAAAGACGGGCTGACGTTGCTCAACGATCGCCCGGTGAATGCCGAGACTCCGCCCGAACTTCTTGACGATGCGATCACGCCCACGAGCCGCCACTTCATCCGCAACAACGGCATCCCGCCGGAAGATGTCGATCCAGCTACTTGGACGCTGATCATCGACGGTTTCGTCGATACGCCGCTCGAACTGACGATTGCCGACATACGTGAGCAATTCGAGGTCGTAACGATGGCGCTGACTCTGGAATGCGGCGGTAACGGTCGCGGCTTCTTCAATCCGCCTGCCAAGGGCAACCAGTGGACTTACGGTGCGGTGGCTTGTTCGGAATGGACCGGTGTGCGCCTCAAGGACGTGCTCGAAAAGGCGGGCGTACAGTCGAACGTGGTTTACACCGCGCATTACGGTGCCGACGGACACCTGTCGGGCGATCCCGACAAGCTACCGATCTCGCGCGGGGTGCCGATTGCCAAGGCGATGACCGACAACATCCTGATCGCGTTCGAAATGAATGGCGATGCACTGCACCCGATGAATGGCGCTCCGTTGCGCCTCGTCGTCCCGGGCTGGCCGGCTTCGACGGGACACAAGTGGCTCACCCGGATCGAGCTGCGCGATCAAGTTCACGACGGCCCGAAGATGACTGGAACGGCCTATCGCGTTCCGGCCTACCCAGTCTCCGCAGGGCAGGACGTTCCGAAGGAAGATTTCGTGATCATCGAGAGGATGCCGGTCAAATCGCTGGTGACTTTCCCGGCCAATGGCGCGGATACAGGAATGGAGACAGAAGTGCGGGGCCATGCTTGGTCAGGTGATCGCACCGTCAGCAAGGTCGAGATTTCGACCGATTTCGGTTCAACCTGGATGGATGCTGAGTTAGACGCGCCGGTCAATGACGGGGCCTGGCAGAACTGGCGCGCCAATGTCACGTTCCAGCAAGCGGGCTATTACGAGGTCTGGGCGCGCGCGACAGACAGCGAAGGGACGATGCAGCCCTTTGCTATCGACTGGAATCCCAAAGGCTATCTGAACAATACCATGCACCGCGTGGGCGTTCGCGCAAGCTGA
- a CDS encoding ATP-binding protein, producing MREMKVRDKWRPSLAVLIALVVGVLVLLPFVALTVARITSNQFVQQTEANLYAQAAIYSEVYGQAFQTHQSDPTFGMVLSSEQIEWLQRRWHPIDPVLNSGRSTIQSPRPDPKPSAAPRHPVHEALSDDLTLLAKAAQKSTLVGFLALDHQGRIIAASGMDRGSLRHVPEVASALAGDVASATRWREDEFNRHSLKSLSRDTKFRVYVAHPVRVADRVVGVIYLSRTPSNLNKYLLQQRGALLWLLAAVTLSAALIGVFLWRFLTRPLTQLQEQASRIAKGETEGSLPSYGVKELAGLGQSLMDMGAALQAKSAALETYTKHATHELKSPVTSIAGAAELLQGDPVSADRRVALATTIGKDAARMDQLLIRMREMVAGQTRFDPTPIQLSALHPQLNAVFDELEIKLEGDVDALLPIPKEGAEICLHHLLQNACEHDANAVLITYDNATREMRVEDNGTGISEANIAKIMTPFFTTKRSSGGTGMGLSITSEVASQFGGVVSAENISAGALIKFNFK from the coding sequence ATGCGCGAAATGAAGGTGCGCGACAAATGGCGACCGTCACTCGCGGTTTTGATCGCGCTTGTGGTTGGTGTTCTCGTGCTGCTGCCCTTCGTGGCATTGACTGTCGCGCGCATCACCAGCAATCAATTCGTGCAGCAAACGGAGGCGAACCTCTACGCCCAGGCCGCCATCTATAGTGAGGTATATGGTCAAGCCTTCCAAACCCACCAATCCGACCCGACATTTGGAATGGTGCTGTCATCTGAGCAAATAGAGTGGCTACAAAGGAGGTGGCACCCCATTGATCCTGTTCTGAACTCAGGCCGCAGCACGATCCAGTCTCCCCGGCCAGACCCGAAGCCCTCAGCGGCACCTCGGCACCCGGTCCATGAGGCGCTGTCAGATGACTTGACGCTGTTGGCAAAGGCCGCTCAGAAATCGACATTGGTTGGCTTTCTCGCACTGGACCACCAAGGGCGGATAATCGCGGCCTCTGGCATGGATAGGGGCAGTCTCCGCCATGTTCCTGAGGTCGCCAGTGCTTTAGCTGGTGATGTTGCCTCTGCTACACGTTGGCGGGAGGATGAATTTAATCGCCATTCGCTCAAATCACTCAGTCGGGACACCAAATTTCGTGTCTACGTGGCGCACCCAGTCAGAGTCGCCGACAGAGTGGTCGGGGTGATCTACCTGTCCAGAACACCGTCCAATCTGAATAAGTACCTGCTTCAACAAAGAGGTGCGCTGCTGTGGCTGCTGGCGGCCGTGACCTTGTCGGCGGCGCTGATTGGCGTCTTCCTCTGGCGATTTCTAACCAGGCCCTTGACCCAGTTGCAGGAGCAGGCCAGCCGGATAGCCAAAGGGGAAACCGAAGGTAGTTTGCCAAGCTATGGCGTAAAGGAACTTGCGGGGCTTGGTCAAAGCTTGATGGATATGGGGGCCGCGCTCCAAGCTAAATCTGCGGCGCTGGAGACTTATACCAAACATGCCACCCACGAATTAAAATCACCTGTTACTTCGATAGCAGGGGCGGCTGAGCTGCTGCAGGGCGATCCTGTCTCTGCAGATCGGCGGGTCGCCTTGGCCACCACCATCGGCAAGGACGCCGCGCGGATGGACCAGCTTTTGATTCGAATGCGAGAGATGGTGGCAGGTCAAACCCGCTTTGACCCAACCCCAATTCAGTTAAGTGCGCTGCACCCACAGCTGAATGCGGTTTTCGATGAGCTGGAAATAAAGTTGGAAGGCGATGTCGATGCGTTGCTGCCAATACCCAAGGAAGGAGCAGAAATCTGCCTGCACCACCTGCTTCAGAACGCGTGCGAACATGATGCCAACGCAGTATTAATCACGTATGATAACGCCACCCGGGAAATGCGGGTGGAGGATAACGGCACTGGCATTTCTGAGGCTAATATCGCCAAAATCATGACGCCATTCTTCACCACAAAGCGCTCTAGTGGTGGGACAGGGATGGGACTGAGCATTACGTCCGAGGTCGCATCACAGTTTGGGGGCGTTGTCAGTGCAGAGAACATTAGCGCAGGTGCTTTGATCAAATTTAATTTCAAATAG
- a CDS encoding LysR family transcriptional regulator translates to MHKNERYFTDGNLLKTFVEIADCKNLTLAASRLNRSQSAISVQLRKLEEELGASLFLRDGKGMSLSPSGEKLLPAAQRSLAELAGIKSLFAEPLNGRIRVGIPEDFDEGVLEKALSDFRRSNPDVEVVATSGCTAGFADAIRADKLDIAVCSAVTTVPGEVFREQQAVWAASETLYLKANDPVPLAIIDHGCWLAELPKVSLDQQGRTYNVAFACTGIMSQKAAIRAGFAVGVIYQDSVEEDMKILTSKDNFPPLPKFKRSIFIGDNAPRDLANAMAAAIRRAT, encoded by the coding sequence ATGCACAAAAACGAACGCTACTTCACCGATGGCAACCTGTTGAAGACATTTGTCGAGATTGCAGATTGCAAAAACCTGACCCTCGCCGCGTCTCGGTTGAACCGAAGCCAATCAGCGATCAGCGTGCAGCTGCGCAAACTGGAAGAAGAGTTGGGCGCATCGCTGTTCCTGCGTGATGGGAAAGGAATGTCCTTATCGCCAAGCGGGGAAAAGTTGTTGCCCGCCGCACAGCGTAGCTTGGCAGAACTCGCGGGGATCAAGTCACTCTTTGCCGAACCTCTGAACGGTCGCATACGGGTCGGTATTCCAGAGGATTTCGACGAGGGCGTCTTGGAAAAAGCTCTGTCAGACTTCCGTCGCTCCAATCCGGATGTCGAGGTCGTCGCGACATCGGGCTGCACTGCAGGTTTTGCCGATGCGATCCGGGCGGACAAGTTGGATATTGCAGTTTGCTCTGCGGTCACAACCGTCCCGGGCGAGGTATTCCGCGAACAACAAGCGGTCTGGGCCGCGAGCGAGACGCTTTATCTCAAGGCAAACGATCCCGTGCCACTTGCGATCATCGACCATGGATGCTGGTTGGCGGAGCTGCCAAAGGTGTCGCTGGATCAGCAAGGGCGCACGTACAATGTCGCCTTTGCCTGTACGGGTATCATGAGCCAAAAGGCTGCGATCCGAGCCGGGTTCGCAGTTGGCGTCATCTATCAAGACAGCGTCGAAGAAGACATGAAAATACTAACGTCCAAAGACAACTTTCCACCTTTGCCAAAGTTCAAAAGATCCATCTTTATCGGTGACAACGCCCCCCGAGACTTGGCCAACGCCATGGCGGCTGCAATAAGGCGTGCGACCTGA
- a CDS encoding helix-turn-helix domain-containing protein, with protein MTTKPYGLYCPTSKACEVLMPRWTIQILGELWGGSSRFNEIRRGLPGISPTLLTKRLKEMQENGLLERVEDPATGKIDYIRTDKAAELDTVLTELAKWAQCHIKAEIALEDRDADLLMWNVRRQVDLDELPTRQNVMRFNFTDATSPASTYWLIAKPGETVELCASDPGFDVDLYIETEVTVMTGFYLGRRSFERAVEDGSFFMSGDQRLIKTFRKWFKFSMHSQTDGIAQVDDTAIQS; from the coding sequence ATGACAACCAAACCCTATGGTCTATATTGCCCCACCTCAAAGGCCTGCGAAGTCTTGATGCCGCGCTGGACGATCCAGATTTTGGGTGAACTTTGGGGGGGCTCTTCGCGGTTCAACGAGATCAGGCGCGGACTGCCGGGCATCTCACCGACACTGCTGACCAAACGCCTGAAAGAAATGCAGGAGAACGGACTGCTAGAGCGCGTCGAGGACCCCGCAACTGGTAAAATCGACTATATTCGCACCGACAAAGCAGCGGAGCTGGACACGGTGCTGACCGAGCTTGCCAAATGGGCACAATGTCACATCAAGGCGGAAATTGCGCTGGAAGATCGGGATGCCGATCTGCTTATGTGGAATGTCCGGCGTCAGGTTGATCTGGATGAATTGCCCACCAGACAGAATGTCATGCGGTTCAATTTCACCGATGCCACCTCCCCGGCATCGACCTATTGGCTCATTGCCAAGCCGGGCGAGACGGTTGAGTTATGTGCCAGTGATCCGGGGTTCGATGTCGATCTATACATTGAAACAGAAGTCACGGTGATGACGGGCTTCTACCTTGGTCGCAGGTCATTTGAGCGCGCCGTGGAAGACGGGAGCTTCTTCATGAGTGGAGATCAGCGACTGATAAAAACGTTCCGGAAATGGTTCAAGTTCAGCATGCACTCTCAAACGGACGGCATCGCGCAAGTTGACGATACCGCGATCCAATCATAG